The Streptomyces sp. ALI-76-A nucleotide sequence GCGGGGGCCGGGACAGGAACGGGGACCGGGTGGGAAGCGGCGCAGAAGACCGAGGCGCAGGAGAGTTCCACCGCAGCCGACGCCGGAGCGCGGGCCGCGCCGGAACCGGAACCAAAGCCGGAACCGAAATCAAAGCCGCAGCCGGAATTAGAGCCGCAACGTGAGCCGGAACCAGAGTCGGAGCCGCATCCGGAACCGGAACCGCAGCCGCGGCCGGGGGCCGCACGTCGGCCCTGGGTCCGCTGGGCCCGCCGTACCGCCCTCGGCCTGGTGCTGGCCCTCGTGCTGCCGGTGCTCGCCGCCCAGACCGCCCTCCGCGTGAACTACACCGGCGACCCGGCGGACGGCACCCACACCCGGGGCAAGGACGCGATCTGGCTCGGCCACGCCTGGGTCGACGGACGGAAGAAGGACGCCGACGTCACCGCGCTGGCCCGCCGGCTGGAGACCACCGGCATCCGCGACCTGTACGTCCACTCGGGACCCCTGGAGCACGACGGGACACTGCCCGAGTCGCGCTACCCGCGGGCGCGCTGGTTCGTCGACGCGATGCGCGACGCGGCGCCCCGCATCCGCGTGCAGGCCTGGCTCGGTGACGTGCTCGCCACCGAGAGCCCGGACGGGATGCGGCTGGAGCGGCCCGGGACCCGCGCCGCCGTCGTCGCCTCCACCCGGCAGATCCTGGCCGTCGGCTTCGACGGCGTCCACTTCGACCTGGAGCCGCTGCACTCGGGCGACGAGGACTACCTCACCCTCCTCGACTCCCTGCGCGGCGTCACCCGCGCGCGGGACGCGCAGCTGTCGGTCGCCGCCCACCAGATCGACCCGCTCCCGGGCTTCCACTCCTTCTGGGGCACGGTCGCCGGACACCCGAAGTGGTGGTCGCAGGAGTTCTTCGGGCAGGTCGCGCGCCGCGTCGACCAGATCGCGGTGATGTCGTACGACACCATGCAACCGCTGGAGAGCACGTACGGCGGCTATGTCGCCCAGCAGACCTCGCTGGCCCTGGAGGTCACCCCGGACTCCACCGACCTGCTGATGGGCCTGCCCTTCTTCCACGAGAACCGGTTCGGCCACTGGAATCACGCCGAGACCGTCCCCGCAGCCGTCCGCGGCGTCCGTCTCGGCCTGTCCCGCACGGACGCCGGCCGCGCCGGCTTCGGGGTCGCGCTGTACGTCGACTTCGCGGCCGAGGAGAAGGACTGGACGGCCTACCGGGAGGGCTGGGTGCGCTGAGACACCCGGTGGCCCCCTGGAAACCGGCTGCGGCCGGCTCCCGCCCTGCTGTCCGGGCCGCCCCGTCTCCTCGACGGCGACCTCCCGGACCCGGGACCGATGGGGGCCGTCGCGGAACACGATCCGCACATGGCGCTGGAGCCGGCCGGACGCGCGGATCCTTCGGCGGTGTAAGCGTCCCGTGGCCCAGACGTCACGCGTGCTTCGTCCGCGCGGGGTCTTCCGTTAGTTGTGAGGGGACGGTCGGCGCCCTAGCGTCCAGGGATGCGAGCGTTCCTCACCAGCAAGGCCGCCCGGCGCGCTCTGCGTCCGGTGGCCGACCTCATCGACCAGCGCATCGAGCGCCATGTCCGTCGCGCCCTGGAGAGCGCCCCGGCGGCCCGGACCACCCCGGGCGCCGGAGTCTCTCCCGACGCCGCGCTGCACCAGGAACTGAAGACGCTGCGCAACCGCCAGCGCCCCCTGGAGCTGTTCTTCGACGGCACCGGGCGCGGCGCGTCCCGGCTGCCGTCCGCGCCCCACCTCAACCGCACCATCGCCGAGCTGGCACAGGTCACCGGTGACCGGGACGGCGCCGAGCGCAACGTCGCCCAGGCGTTCCGGCTGCTCATCGCGATGGAGGCGCTCGGGGTCGGCCGGATCGCCGGCGGCACCATGAACATCGTCGGCAAGCTGTCCGCCGTACCGCTGCTCGACCCGCCGAACGACGAGGTCCTGGAGATCGGCACCCTCTACGGGATGTTCGGCGCGGCCCTGATCCGGATGCTGGAGCGGGCCGGACGGGACCCGAAGCTGACGATCGTCGATCCGCTCGCGGGCACCCAGCTCCAGCCCGGCGCCACCATGGGCGACGACGCCTCGGGCACCCCCGTGCAGGGGGCCGCGGTGCGCGTCAACCTGGCCCTGGCGGGCGCGGCCGGCGCGGCGGCCCGGATCCAGCAGGGCTTCTCCGAGGACCCGGAGGTGCGCGCCCTGGTGTCCGACCGTTCCTACGGTGTGGTCATCGTGGACGGCGACCACTCCGCCGCCGGGGTCGCCGCGGACCTGGAGTGGGCGGAGCGGATCGTCGCGCCCGGCGGGATCGTCGTCCTGGACGACTTCGGGCACCCCAAGTGGCCCGGCATCAAGGAGGCGTTCGACAAGCACATGGCCACGGACACCCGGTTCGCCTACCTCGGTCAGGTGGCGCACTCCGGGTATCTGCGGGCCTCGGCCTGATCCGCGCGGCTC carries:
- a CDS encoding class I SAM-dependent methyltransferase gives rise to the protein MRAFLTSKAARRALRPVADLIDQRIERHVRRALESAPAARTTPGAGVSPDAALHQELKTLRNRQRPLELFFDGTGRGASRLPSAPHLNRTIAELAQVTGDRDGAERNVAQAFRLLIAMEALGVGRIAGGTMNIVGKLSAVPLLDPPNDEVLEIGTLYGMFGAALIRMLERAGRDPKLTIVDPLAGTQLQPGATMGDDASGTPVQGAAVRVNLALAGAAGAAARIQQGFSEDPEVRALVSDRSYGVVIVDGDHSAAGVAADLEWAERIVAPGGIVVLDDFGHPKWPGIKEAFDKHMATDTRFAYLGQVAHSGYLRASA